In Pantoea cypripedii, the DNA window CAGTCGAGCTGCCGTGTAAGGAGTCTTTGAACGATGAAAGATTGCGATTCAGAAAATTAAAAATACTCGTCAGGCACCCGCCAGCGGTGCGATGTTTTCGGGGATGGCCAGTGGCGCAGCTGCCGCCACGGTGAATTCACTGATGCGTTCTGCCGGTGTGGGTTTACCCAGTAAATAACCTTGCAACATATCAAAACCCAGCCCGGTCAATAAGCGTTGCTGTTCTTCCGTTTCCACACCTTCAGCCACCATACGCAGATTCAGGCTCTGCGCCAGGGTGATCATCGCGCTGACCACCGTGGCATCTTCACTGTCGGCGCGCAGGCTGTTGATGAAACTACGATCAATCTTCAGCTCAGTCGCCTCCAGATGTTTCAGATGCAGCAAGTTAGCATAACCGATACCAAAATTATCAATCGCGACCCGGACACCCAACTGATGCAGCTCCGCGATGCGTTGCTGGCTAAACTGTGGATCGCGCATGGCAATGGTTTCCGTGATTTCCAGCATCAGCATGCCTTCCGGCAAGCCATGCCGTTGCAGAATCTCCCTCAGGCTGTCGATCAGATCGCGCTGATGAAATTGCAACGCCGAGAGGTTAACCGAGACGCTCCAGCTGCTGTTCCCTTCATCATGCCACTGCCGCAACTGGCGACAGGCTTCGTTAATCACCCAATTACCCAGCGCGATAATCTGCCCGGTTTTCTCGGCACGCGGCAGAAACATATCTGGCATCAGCAATCCACGGCGCGGATGTTGCCAGCGCAACAACGCTTCAAAGCCCATCAACAAGGTGCCGCCCGCGCGGAACTTCGGTTGATAGAACAGGCGCATTTCCTGATGCTCCAGCGCACTCCACAAATCATTGGCCAGTGCCAGCTGATATTGCGCCACCGCACTCATGGCCGGTTCGTACAGGCACCAGCCGTTACGTCCGCTATGTTTGGTGTGATACATCGCCGAATCGGCGTTGAACATCATCTCCTGCTTACTGCGGCCATGCAGAGGGAAGATGACGATGCCCACGCTGAGCGAGACGCGCAGCGAGTAACGTTCCAGTTCGAACGGGGCGTCAACGGTGTTTACCAGCCGCTGTGCCTGCGCGGCAGCCTGCAGGCCATCGCAGCCCGGGCTTAACAGCACGAATTCATCGCCGCCCAGACGCGCCAGCATGGCATCTTTGCGCAGTTGGTTGCGCAGGCGCGTGGCAACAGCGATAAGTAAGCGGTCACCAACGTGATGTCCCCAGGTATCGTTGACCGCCTTAAAGCCGTCGAGATCCATAAACATCAACGCGAAAGTTTCATCGTTGAGGGTCGCGTGCTTCACGGCGGCATCGAGTTGCTGCTCCAGCAGCACCCGGTTCGGTAAGGTGGTGAGCGTATCGTGCATCGCTAACTGATGCAGCTCGTTGTTGGCGCTTTTTAATTTGGCCGCCAGACGCGCGGCACGCAGCTGGGCATCCAGCATCGAAATCAACAAAGTGACGCCAAGAATACTGAGCGTAATGATGGTGACCCACACCGCCAGCCCCTGATCGCTTACGCCATGTTCCATCATGCTGCTGGTATTGTTGAACCGGGCGGCGGCCATACCGACATAGTGCATGCCGGCAATGGCGATGCCCATCACCAGGGCAGAATACGCGCGCATGACAAGCAGGCCATCCCCCTGACGCAAGTGAAACGCCAGCCACAGCGCGACACCCGCCGCGCTGAAGGCAATCAGCACCGACAGGGTGACCAGTTCCATATTCCATTGAATGGCGGGTTCAATCATCAGCGAGTACATACCGAGATAGTGCATCGCCACCACCCCAAAGCCGAGAATCAGGGTGCCGCGCACCAGACGACGAAACGTCAGATGGCTGCCACGCACCACCTGCACGAAAGAGAGAATGGAGGTCAATATGGCCACTGCCAGTGACAGCGCGGTGAGCGTCACATCGTAGCGCATCGTCATCGGCAGCATCATCGCCAGCATGCCAATAAAGTGCATGGCCCAAACGCCAATGCCCATCGCGGTTCCACCCGCGACCAGCCACACACGGGCCAGCCAGCCGCGCGATACGGCGACACGTCCGGCGGTATCCAGCGCCGTAAATGAGGCGATAAAAGCGACGATTAAGGAAACCGTCACCAGAACGCTATCCCAGGTAACCAGCAACATGAGCGCTCCCCACTAACCCGCTAGCGAGCAGGTGCTGAATCGTCGAATCGGAACAAGGATTAAAAAGCATGCATAAAAGGTCTGTTATCTCTTCAAAAGCGATTCAGCCGTGACTCGTGCCAGCCAGACTGGCGACTAACACACCAGGATTTTTATTCGCTAAGTGGAGAATCGTTATTATGTCTGATTAATGTATGAACATAACACTGAACCCTGCGCCGCGGTAGTAGCTGGAATAACTCCGCGTTTAGTTTTTTTAACCTGCCTACATCCCTTGCTATCACTGAATTATCGGCTATCAGGGCAAATTGATTAGGGAAAAATTATTGGTGGACCTGACAGGCTTCGCTTTGCTGAACTATAGTAAAGAAAACTGATATAAATCATTTCCCTGTCTTATAAGAACTTTCTTAGCCGACAGGGGTTTTTACTGTGCAGCCAAATCTGGCTCCTTGTTATTTTTCGGTTGATTTCATAAATGCATCATCAGGTGAAAAAGCACTGACCCTGGATAATCAGTAAGGAATGATTATGAAACTCAAGCTTTTTCTTTTGGCTGCCAGCCTGAGCGTCTCACTTCCGTACTCTGTTGTTTTCGCTGCGACCACAACGGGAACCATCAATGCCACATTAACCCTGACCACCGGCTGTCTGGTGAACGGTCAGTCGGCCACTACCGGGGTTAATTTTGGTACGTTAAACTTCGGTAGCAGTGCTGCGACCTTTGATACGCTGAATGCCACTCTGGTGGGGGCTTCCGGTAACGGGATCTACGTCCGCTGCACCACCGGCCAGACTTTCAACGTGCAGGTCACCAGCAGTAACGCCGCGCCAGCAACCATTTACGGCACCGTCAGCGGGCAACCGCGTTACCTGATTCTCGGCTCCAACAACACGCAGGGCATCGCTTACACCCTTTACAGCGATGCCGCCTTCACCACGGCCATCGCCAATAACACCAATATCGCGCCCAGCGGCACCACTGACCCGACCCTGGGTACCAACTACGCCATTTATGGTCGTGTGGTCGGTGGCGGCTTCAACCCATTGATTCCGGCGGGTACTTACACCGATACCATTAACGTTGCGGTTAATTACTAAGGCGCGCGTTTCGGTTAAATCGGGTGAGAGTGACAAATGGGTGGGCGCGTATTTCTGGCGGCCTGACCCTGCTGATAGGGAGTGTCAATGTCTGGGGGTTGCCCACCGCAACCTTCCAGGTCTCTGCCTCAGTAGTGGCTGGCTGCGTGGTCTCCGGTTCCAATCCCGGTGTGTTTGGCACGCTTGATTTTGGCACCCAGTCCGGTGTCGCCAGCAGCAGTGTCAGCGCCAGTTTTGTCCAGAGTTCCTCCATTAGCCTCGCCTGCACGCCAGGCACCACCGTCAGCATGTCGATCAACGGCGGCAGCAACTACACCACCACCCGCAACCTGAAACTGGCCAGCTTCACCAATACCGTAGCCTACAGCCTGTACAGCAACGCCAGCCACACCGCCGCGATTGGGGTGAATTCGCCCATCACGCTCAGCTACAGCAACGCCAACAACATCACGCTGCCGATTTATGGCTTGTTGCAGCTGCCCGGCCCAACACGCGCCGGAGTTTATACCGATACCTTAACCGTCACCCTGAGTTGGTGAGGGAATAACGAAGAAGGAATGACAGATGAAAAACCTGCTGCTGGTCTCGCTGTTCACGTTCAGTGCCGTCGGCCATGCCGCCAACTCGCTGATGATCTGGCCGATTGATCCCACCATCAATCCCGACGATAAAGCCAGCGAGCTGTGGCTGGAAAACCGCGGCAACGCCACCACGCTGATGCAGGTGAGGATTTTCGCCTGGCAGCAGGTCAACCAGCGGGAGCAATATCAGACGCAGCAGCAGATTCTCGCCAGCCCGCCGCTGGTGCGCATTGAACCAGGGCAGAAGCAGCTGGTGCGCTTAATTAAGCAAGTCCCGCCGGATGCGGGCAAGGAGATGGCCTACCGCGTGGTGCTGGATGAGATCCCCACCCCACGCACCCCAGGTGCCAATCAGGCCGGATTGACCTTTCAGATGCGCTACTCCGTGCCGCTGTTTGTCTATGGCAGTGGCTTAACGGCCGACAGCGCCAAACCCCATCTCAGCTGGCAGGTTGAAAACAGCGAGGGCAGACGCTGGCTGATGCTGACCAATAATGGCGACGGTCATGCGCGCCTGAGTAATGTTACCATCGGCGGACGCCCCATCGGCAATGGTCTGTTTGGTTACGTGCTGGCAAACAGCAGCAACCGCTGGCTGCTAAGTCGCGACGTCAGTGGAGACCTGAAGGCCGAAATGAATAAAGGCCACTGGCAGAGCGCAGCTGTGCGTTGATGCGCCTTTCGCCCCATCCCTGCGCGCTGGCCGTAACCAGCGTCATATGTTGTTTACCGCTGATCAGTAGCGCCGAGACTTTCTCCGAGCTACCGCCTCCCCCTGCGTTGCAAAACAATGCCGCAGGGCAGCAATACATGCTGGAACTGGTCATCAATCAGGGTGAGCAGGGCAATATCGTGCCGGTCGAACAGAAGAACGGCGATTTCTGGCTGCGACGCGGCGATCTGGAACGTGCCGGTATCCCCGCAGATAAGTTGCAGGGGCAGCAGATTAACGTGAATCAGTTAAGCGGCGTCAAGGTGAACTATGACAATCAACGTCAGCGCCTGCTGCTGACCGTTCCCCCCGACTGGTTGCCGGGCCAGGTGATTGGCCAGGCGCACAATGGCCCACGCTACCCCGGCCGCGCCAGCACCGGTGCGCTGCTGAACTATGACTTCTACGCCACCCGCACCGATCATACCGGCTCGCGCCTCGCCACCTGGAATGAGCTGCGCGTGTTCGGTGCCGCCGGACAGTTCTCCAGCAACGGCGTATGGCAGCAGCAACTGGAGGGCGATGCTCCCCAGCAGCAGAATGGCTATATCCGTTACGATACCTGGTGGAGCAATGAGGACGAGAACGCGGTACTAAGCTGGCGCGCCGGGGATCTGGTCACCGATGCGCTTTCCTGGACCAACAGCGTGCGCCTTGGCGGGTTGCAGATTGGCCGTGATTTCAGCATTCGTCCTGACCTGATCACCTATCCGCTGCCGCAGTTTTCCGGCCAGGCGGCCGTGCCTTCCACGGTGGATTTGTTTATTAACGGCTATCGTTCCAGCCAGGCCAATGTGCAGCCCGGTCCGTGGTCACTGACTAACGTCCCTTTCGTCAATGGTGCGGGTGATGCGGTTATCACCACCACCGATGCGGTCGGTCGCCAGATCACCACCACCCTGCCCTTTTACGTTTCCAGCAGCCTGCTGAAGCAAGGTTTGTCTGACTACTCCTTCTCGGCTGGGGCCATGCGTGAAAACTACGGCATCAGGAACTTCGACTATGGCGCAGCCGCCGCCAGCGGCTCGTATCGCTACGGGGTGACCAACTGGCTGACGCTGGAAACCCACGCCGAAGGCAGCGATGACGTGGCGATGGGCGGTGCGGGTGGCATGCTCAAACTCGGCAGCTGGGGCGTGCTCAACGGTGCGCTGGCGCAGAGCCAGATGAGCGGAAAACCGGGCACGCAATACAGCTGGGGTTATCAGTACAACAACAGCTGGCTGAGCCTCGGCACGCAGCATACGTTACGCACGGCGGATTTTGGCAATCTGGCACTGGTGGGCAATCGCAGCGACTCGGACGATACCTCATACTCGCTGGCACGCCGCAGTGCGCAGTACACCGCCAGTGTCTCGATGAATCAATACGGCAGCCTCGGACTGGCGTATCTCGATATCAACAGCGGCGATGGCGAACGCACCAGGCTGTGGAACCTGTCGTGGAGTAAAAACATTTGGGGCAACAGCAGCCTGTATATCTCCGCCAGCCGTGACCAGCAGCAGGGGGAATGGAGCGGCGCGATTTCGCTGGTGATCCCGTTCGGCGAACAGGGCAGCGCCTCGGTCAGCATGGAACGCGATCAGCAGGGAGAAAACAACCAGCGGGTGTATCTGTCGCGCGCCATGCCCAGTGACGGCGGCTACTCGTGGGATGCCTCCTGGGCCAATCAGGGCGGCAACAGCGGCGATTATCGTCAGGGCAGCCTGCGCTACCGCAACAATAAAGTGGATACCTCGGCGGGCTTTTATGGCGACGACGATAACACCACCCAGTGGGCCGATTTCAGTGGTGCGCTGGTGTTGATGGATAACCGTCTGTTCGTTGCCAACCAGATCAACGACGCCTTTGTGCTGGTGAAAACCAATTATCCCGACGTCAACATCCGCTATGAAAACCAGTCGATGGGGCGTACCGATGACGAGGGCTATCTGCTGGTGCCCTCAATCAGTAGCTATTACGCAGCGAAATACGATATCGACACGCTGGACCTGCCCGCCGATATGACCTCACCGCGTGTTGAGCAGCGTTTTGCGGTGAAACGCCAGAGCGGCTATCTGTTGAATTTCCCGGTGGAAAAACTGCGCTCAGCCAGCGTGATTCTGCATGACAGCAACGGTCAGCCGCTGCCCGTCTCCAGCCAGGTCCTGCGCGCCGGGCAGGCAACCGAGTATGTCGGCTGGGACGGCATCACCTGGATGGAAAACCTCGACGCCAGTAACCCGATTCAGGTCACCACGCCAGATGGCCGCACCTGTCGCACCGAACTCAATATTGCCAACGGCCAGCCACAGGCGCTGAAGACCTATGGCCCGCTCACCTGCGCGTTACCCCCGCCGCCACCCGGTGCCGCGCAGCCGAATACGGAAAACTCAACTTCAGGCATCACTCCATGAAAAGAATTCTGCTAGTGCTGACATTGTTGCTGCTGCCGGGTCTGGCACGGGCCGCCTGTAGCCTGCCCGCGTCAACCGCCAGCTTTGGCTCGGTCACCACCTTTGTGGTCAATTCAACCATCAGCTCCACCTCAACCACCGCTAACGTCAACTGTGGCGCGGGATCGGCGTTAACATTATTAGGCAATAATACCATCACCTTTCAGCTGGCCAGCGCCTCAAACGTTAATGGTACGCGCGGTACCCTGAAGCGCAGCGGTGATACCGGCAGCGATAATATTCCGGTGCGCCTGTGCATGGACAGTGCCTGCGCCACCGAGCTGACTGTGGGGGGATCGACTTATACCTTTTCTCAGGCGGTGCTGGCGAATCTTGCTGGCCTGTTTGGCAGCCTGAACTTTGCCTTGCCGGTGTACCTGAAATCCGTCACCGGACAAACGGTGGCGGCGGGAACCTATACCGGGACGTTCAATTTGTATGTCACCTACAATATCTGTACCAGCCTCGGCGTTGGTAATCTTTGCCTGACACCGCAGACCGGCACCGGCACCATTCCGATTACGGTGACGGTGGTGATCTCAAATGATTGCACCACCATCACCGCGCCCAACGTCAGCTTTGGCAGCGCGCCGCTGGTCAGCAGTTTTTCCACGGTGCAGCAGTCCATTAGCGTGGTGTGCAGCAAAGGCAGCACATATACGGTGGGATTGAGTAACGGCAGCTATGCAGCGAATGGCGTGCGCAATATGGCGAGTGGCACCAACCGGTTAAGTTATGACATCTACCAGGGAACCACCACCACCACGCGTTGGGGACCGACCGGCACGGACCGCTGGAGCAGCAGTGCCTCAACCACCGTCAGCGCCGATGGCCTGACGCGCGGCTATACCTACACCGCACAGATTCTGACGACGCAGAACACCCCGGCGGCGGGGAATTACACCGATAACGTGGTGGTGGATTTGTCGTTTTGAAATTTATTGCGCGATAAATCGCGCCGCTACAGATCAGGCATTCACGGTTGTCGCGCTGTGCCGCGTTCGATATTGCTTCACCATGCGGCCAATCAGCAGCGTACCAATCAAGCCGCACACCGCCGCGAATGACAACCAAACGCCGGGCATCGCTTTATCGCCGGTCGCGTGGATCAGATAACTGGATACCGCCGGAGTGAAGCCGCCAAACAGCGCCGTCGCCAGGCTGTAAGCCAGTGAGAAGCCTGAGGCCCGCACTTCCGCAGGCATAATCTCGGCCAGATACACCACCATCGCGCCGTTGTAGCTGGCGTAAAGGAACGACAGCCACAGCTCGGCGATCACCAGATGAGAGAAGGTTGGCGCACCCACCAGCCATTTCAGCACCGGCCAGGCGGTGAGGATCATCAGGATGGTGAAGAAAATCAGCAACGGACGACGCCCGACACGGTCTGACAGCGCTCCCATCACAGGCAGCCAGAACAGGTTGGAGAGACCGACAAACAGCGTCACCAGAAAGCTCTCTTTCTCGCTCATCATCAGCACCGTTTTGCCGAAGGTGGGGGTAAAGGCGGTGATCATGTAGAACATCACCGTGGTGGTCACCACCATCAGCATACCGGCCAATACCAGCGCCCAGTTCTGCCCCACCGAACGCATAATCTGGCGCATGGTCGGATGATGTTTGCGCTGGCTGAAGGCTTCAGTTTCCTCCAGCATGCGACGAATCCAGAACAGGAACGGCACAATCATACAGCCGATAACAAACGGAATACGCCAGCCCCAGTCGGTAACCGCGTCTTTTTCCAGCAGATGGTTCAGCCCCAGGCCCAGCAGCGCGGCAAAGATCACCGCCACCTGCTGGCTACCGGATTGCCAGCTGACGTAAAAGCCCTTACGTCCCTTCGGCGCAACCTCGGCCAGATAAACCGACACCCCACCCAGTTCGACACCGGCTGAAAAACCCTGCAACAGGCGACCAATCAGAATCAATATCGGCGCAGCCGCTCCCAGCGTGGCATAACCCGGCACCACGGCGATGGTCAGGGTACCGAGCGCCATAATGCCAAGCGTCACCAGCAGCCCTTTACGACGACCATGATGGTCAATATAGGCACCGAGAATAATCGCGCCGAGCGGACGCATCAGAAAACCCGCGCCAAAGGTCATCAGCGTCAGCATCAGCGACGCAAACGGGTCATCTCCGGGGAAAAAGGTTTTGGCAATGGCGGTCGCGTAGTAACCAAAGACCATGAAATCATACATTTCAAGGAAATTGCCGCTGGTTACGCTAAAGATGGTTTTGGCACCGCCCTGCGATGATTTTTGTAAAGACGAAGGTGAGCTCATAGGTTTTCCAGGTTTCTTCCATGCATAAGGCTTTCTTTTAGCGTGGCCGTTAGCGGATGAATGTGATCACCTTCACCATTGCACTTTACAAAAGCAGGGTTATAAGTAACGAAGTATTAACAAAAACGATCCACAGAATAATTGCCCATTTATGGCATCGATTCGTGATTTCCTGTTTTACTCAGCCAGGACTCATAACAAAAAGGGCGTCCATCTGGACGCCCTCATAACCCTGGGTGAAACTACTTTTTCACCGTTTCCATACCCATCAGGCCAATTTTCAAATATCCGGCCTCACGCAGCTGATCCATTACTGACATCAGGGTTTCATAACTCACCGACTTATCTGCCTGGAAGAAGATCGTGGTGTCTTTATTTCCTTCGGTCTGTGCGGTTAACGCATTGACCAGCGTCTCTTTCGTTACCTGATCATTGCCGATATAGACCTGATTATCTTCTTTAATCGACAGATAGACCGGTTTTTCCGGACGCGGTTGCGGCGCACTGGTGGAAGCAGGCAGGTTAACGCGCACATCCACCGTTGCCAGCGGTGCGGCCACCATGAAGATGATCAGCAGAACCAACATCACGTCGATAAACGGCGTCACGTTGATTTCATGCATTTCGCCATCGCTTTCCAGATCGTCGTTTAAACGCATCGCCATCGTAATTACCCTAAGCGCAGTTTCTGTGCGGCAGACGGACGAGCCACTTCGTTATTCACTTTTCCCAGGTCCAAATCGCGGCTCTGCAACAGCAGCACCTGCGCCGCGACGTCGCCCAGCGAGGCTTTGTAACCGGCAATCATACGGGCAAACACGTTGTAGATGACCACAGCCGGGATAGCCGCCACCAGACCAATCGCGGTCGCCAGCAGCGCTTCGGCGATACCCGGCGCGACAACGGCGAGGTTAGTGGTTTGGGTTTGGGCGATACCGATAAAGCTGTTCATAATGCCCCAGACGGTGCCGAACAGGCCGATAAAGGGGGCAACCGAACCGATAGTGGCGAGGAAGCCATTGCCACGACCCGCGTGACGGCTAAAGGCCCCGACACGACGCTCAA includes these proteins:
- a CDS encoding MFS transporter, translating into MSSPSSLQKSSQGGAKTIFSVTSGNFLEMYDFMVFGYYATAIAKTFFPGDDPFASLMLTLMTFGAGFLMRPLGAIILGAYIDHHGRRKGLLVTLGIMALGTLTIAVVPGYATLGAAAPILILIGRLLQGFSAGVELGGVSVYLAEVAPKGRKGFYVSWQSGSQQVAVIFAALLGLGLNHLLEKDAVTDWGWRIPFVIGCMIVPFLFWIRRMLEETEAFSQRKHHPTMRQIMRSVGQNWALVLAGMLMVVTTTVMFYMITAFTPTFGKTVLMMSEKESFLVTLFVGLSNLFWLPVMGALSDRVGRRPLLIFFTILMILTAWPVLKWLVGAPTFSHLVIAELWLSFLYASYNGAMVVYLAEIMPAEVRASGFSLAYSLATALFGGFTPAVSSYLIHATGDKAMPGVWLSFAAVCGLIGTLLIGRMVKQYRTRHSATTVNA
- a CDS encoding fimbrial biogenesis chaperone, with the protein product MKNLLLVSLFTFSAVGHAANSLMIWPIDPTINPDDKASELWLENRGNATTLMQVRIFAWQQVNQREQYQTQQQILASPPLVRIEPGQKQLVRLIKQVPPDAGKEMAYRVVLDEIPTPRTPGANQAGLTFQMRYSVPLFVYGSGLTADSAKPHLSWQVENSEGRRWLMLTNNGDGHARLSNVTIGGRPIGNGLFGYVLANSSNRWLLSRDVSGDLKAEMNKGHWQSAAVR
- a CDS encoding Csu type fimbrial protein, whose protein sequence is MKRILLVLTLLLLPGLARAACSLPASTASFGSVTTFVVNSTISSTSTTANVNCGAGSALTLLGNNTITFQLASASNVNGTRGTLKRSGDTGSDNIPVRLCMDSACATELTVGGSTYTFSQAVLANLAGLFGSLNFALPVYLKSVTGQTVAAGTYTGTFNLYVTYNICTSLGVGNLCLTPQTGTGTIPITVTVVISNDCTTITAPNVSFGSAPLVSSFSTVQQSISVVCSKGSTYTVGLSNGSYAANGVRNMASGTNRLSYDIYQGTTTTTRWGPTGTDRWSSSASTTVSADGLTRGYTYTAQILTTQNTPAAGNYTDNVVVDLSF
- a CDS encoding putative bifunctional diguanylate cyclase/phosphodiesterase, whose translation is MLLVTWDSVLVTVSLIVAFIASFTALDTAGRVAVSRGWLARVWLVAGGTAMGIGVWAMHFIGMLAMMLPMTMRYDVTLTALSLAVAILTSILSFVQVVRGSHLTFRRLVRGTLILGFGVVAMHYLGMYSLMIEPAIQWNMELVTLSVLIAFSAAGVALWLAFHLRQGDGLLVMRAYSALVMGIAIAGMHYVGMAAARFNNTSSMMEHGVSDQGLAVWVTIITLSILGVTLLISMLDAQLRAARLAAKLKSANNELHQLAMHDTLTTLPNRVLLEQQLDAAVKHATLNDETFALMFMDLDGFKAVNDTWGHHVGDRLLIAVATRLRNQLRKDAMLARLGGDEFVLLSPGCDGLQAAAQAQRLVNTVDAPFELERYSLRVSLSVGIVIFPLHGRSKQEMMFNADSAMYHTKHSGRNGWCLYEPAMSAVAQYQLALANDLWSALEHQEMRLFYQPKFRAGGTLLMGFEALLRWQHPRRGLLMPDMFLPRAEKTGQIIALGNWVINEACRQLRQWHDEGNSSWSVSVNLSALQFHQRDLIDSLREILQRHGLPEGMLMLEITETIAMRDPQFSQQRIAELHQLGVRVAIDNFGIGYANLLHLKHLEATELKIDRSFINSLRADSEDATVVSAMITLAQSLNLRMVAEGVETEEQQRLLTGLGFDMLQGYLLGKPTPAERISEFTVAAAAPLAIPENIAPLAGA
- a CDS encoding fimbria/pilus outer membrane usher protein — encoded protein: MRLSPHPCALAVTSVICCLPLISSAETFSELPPPPALQNNAAGQQYMLELVINQGEQGNIVPVEQKNGDFWLRRGDLERAGIPADKLQGQQINVNQLSGVKVNYDNQRQRLLLTVPPDWLPGQVIGQAHNGPRYPGRASTGALLNYDFYATRTDHTGSRLATWNELRVFGAAGQFSSNGVWQQQLEGDAPQQQNGYIRYDTWWSNEDENAVLSWRAGDLVTDALSWTNSVRLGGLQIGRDFSIRPDLITYPLPQFSGQAAVPSTVDLFINGYRSSQANVQPGPWSLTNVPFVNGAGDAVITTTDAVGRQITTTLPFYVSSSLLKQGLSDYSFSAGAMRENYGIRNFDYGAAAASGSYRYGVTNWLTLETHAEGSDDVAMGGAGGMLKLGSWGVLNGALAQSQMSGKPGTQYSWGYQYNNSWLSLGTQHTLRTADFGNLALVGNRSDSDDTSYSLARRSAQYTASVSMNQYGSLGLAYLDINSGDGERTRLWNLSWSKNIWGNSSLYISASRDQQQGEWSGAISLVIPFGEQGSASVSMERDQQGENNQRVYLSRAMPSDGGYSWDASWANQGGNSGDYRQGSLRYRNNKVDTSAGFYGDDDNTTQWADFSGALVLMDNRLFVANQINDAFVLVKTNYPDVNIRYENQSMGRTDDEGYLLVPSISSYYAAKYDIDTLDLPADMTSPRVEQRFAVKRQSGYLLNFPVEKLRSASVILHDSNGQPLPVSSQVLRAGQATEYVGWDGITWMENLDASNPIQVTTPDGRTCRTELNIANGQPQALKTYGPLTCALPPPPPGAAQPNTENSTSGITP
- a CDS encoding Csu type fimbrial protein codes for the protein MTNGWARISGGLTLLIGSVNVWGLPTATFQVSASVVAGCVVSGSNPGVFGTLDFGTQSGVASSSVSASFVQSSSISLACTPGTTVSMSINGGSNYTTTRNLKLASFTNTVAYSLYSNASHTAAIGVNSPITLSYSNANNITLPIYGLLQLPGPTRAGVYTDTLTVTLSW
- a CDS encoding spore coat protein U domain-containing protein; protein product: MKLKLFLLAASLSVSLPYSVVFAATTTGTINATLTLTTGCLVNGQSATTGVNFGTLNFGSSAATFDTLNATLVGASGNGIYVRCTTGQTFNVQVTSSNAAPATIYGTVSGQPRYLILGSNNTQGIAYTLYSDAAFTTAIANNTNIAPSGTTDPTLGTNYAIYGRVVGGGFNPLIPAGTYTDTINVAVNY
- the exbB gene encoding tol-pal system-associated acyl-CoA thioesterase, yielding MQTDLSVWGMYHHADIVVKVVMIGLLLASVVTWALFFGKFAELSSAKRRLKREHIALSEARSLDEASRTAASFKGHSHSAVLLNDAQNELELSAGTEDTDGIKERTSFRLERRVGAFSRHAGRGNGFLATIGSVAPFIGLFGTVWGIMNSFIGIAQTQTTNLAVVAPGIAEALLATAIGLVAAIPAVVIYNVFARMIAGYKASLGDVAAQVLLLQSRDLDLGKVNNEVARPSAAQKLRLG
- the exbD gene encoding TonB system transport protein ExbD, producing the protein MAMRLNDDLESDGEMHEINVTPFIDVMLVLLIIFMVAAPLATVDVRVNLPASTSAPQPRPEKPVYLSIKEDNQVYIGNDQVTKETLVNALTAQTEGNKDTTIFFQADKSVSYETLMSVMDQLREAGYLKIGLMGMETVKK